The genome window ccTGCTTTACTTTCGCAGTAAGCTCAAATACTTCCGCCTGTTTGCGCGCCATTCTGGGTCACAATTTATGGCGCTAGTTTGCTGCCTGTTTCCGCCGCATTTCCCATATCCACATCCATGGCCATAGCCATGTTCTTAGTTCCATGTTCATGTCCAATGGGCTTTAAGTTTTTAAGGCATGACtgattaattgaaatgcgTTGTGCGACAGACAACCTTTTGACCTTTCTATTGCCAAAACTTTATCGAATGGCAGCTTAACGCTTGCTGACCTGCTGTCAACTCTCTGTTTAGTCGCTGATAACactttgatttgtttgccCAAAACAGTTGCGCAAACGGCGCGAGATAGCAGGCTTTTCAGTTTAgacaacacatacataaattccGGTCTCTGCAATGAGGTAATAAAATTCCCAGTCAACTGAATATGACGgagcaaacaaacaacgaGGTAGGTCATCGGCTATCAGAATCCAGTTTATCATTATGCTGTCGCATTCACAGGACAACACTGTGCTCTCTCGCATAATGCTGTTCAACGAGCATGTgaagcagcatcagcagtgGCAGAGCATCAATCCTTTTTCGCACTGCAGTGTCAAGGATATGCCGAAGCGTAGCTTCCTCAAGGATCAATATGGCACTGCACCTCCGGGTAGTCTATCTCAGCAACGTGCGCTGCAGGCTCAGATGATTTCACTGCAGGAAATTCTACAACTCTGCCAGCTAATCAACGAGAAGTGTGAAGCAAGAGACAGCTCGGATATTAGTCTGAAGTTCGGGGAGCTCTTCGAGGTGCATCTCAATCCCAAGCCAAATCTCTTTCTTCGGTTTAACCCGCTTCCCATCTTGCAGCTCTACAATCACATCTCAGACAAGCTGTTGGGCACTTTGCTGTGTGCGCGCAGGCACAAGTACGTTGACTTTGATGGCGAGACTTTGTTCCAGGGTCGCGACGATGCCAAGCACGTGCGCCTGCTGCGTCCCTTTGCGGAGCTGAGCGCCGAGATTGCGGACAAGATTGAGAGCCTGCGACCTGTGGAGCATCCGGAGTTGCGCGACAACAACGAAGCCACCTGAGGTCGCATCTACTCGTAAGGACAATGAGCTTCGCTGACCCATGTCATGATGTGAAATCACACTCACAGTGAAGTGGCACGTGCTCACGCCCTCATCCTAAGCCTTTTACAgttaattcaattaacaatttCGGTTACTTGAAGAGCGCGTGCAGCACAAGTGGCTTTCGCTTGTCGTCTTGACAGCTCTTGAGAGCCAAGAGAACAGCTTCAGACACCGTCTCTCCTTATGGCAGTGCAAACACCTGGCTGTCAGAGTGACAAACCGAAAAAGGATATCACATTCTGCTGGTAATATATATTCCTATGCTAATAAATAACTTTCAACCCAACATCTTGAGTCTGTGTCTAATACGTGTGGCGGAAGCAGCTGGAGTCTCAGTTTGAGCTTTAGCTTGAGCCTGAGCTGCCAACACGCCAAGACAAGCGACAGTCGACAGACGACTTCAAAGTAACACACCATGTCACACAGTTGCCAAATTACTTCTTGTATGTTATGCGTACCTCATATTTACCATACGGGgtgtagtactatatacatactatatgtatgtcgTCATCAGCTCGTAAGTCATTAGGCCTGTTGTTCATGCATTGCGCACAGTGGTCAAAAAGGGAAGATGCAAAATTAGATCTTAAATGATTTACACAAGAAATTCAATGGCAGAGAAATAATACAATGCATACtctacacaaaaaatataaaatcataattcAATATGACAGTTGAGGTGTCAAACCAATCCTTCTTCCAATTACCTTTAATCAACATTATAAACAACATTGTaaactataatatataagcTATTGAGCCTTTCGATGTTAATTAGCTTATTGAcgtttactttattttttaacatatATAACTAATTGATTATCTctaaattctaatttaatttatttttatctcaACCCAAttgtacatatgcatatatacacttaaaaaaatataatttctataaGTATTCGTCTTAAAAATTGGGTTCTTAAAATAAGAACAGATTCTTAAAACTAAGAACATTAGTGTGGAAAATGTCAAATTC of Drosophila nasuta strain 15112-1781.00 chromosome 3, ASM2355853v1, whole genome shotgun sequence contains these proteins:
- the LOC132789963 gene encoding actin-binding Rho-activating protein isoform X2 translates to MPKRSFLKDQYGTAPPGSLSQQRALQAQMISLQEILQLCQLINEKCEARDSSDISLKFGELFELYNHISDKLLGTLLCARRHKYVDFDGETLFQGRDDAKHVRLLRPFAELSAEIADKIESLRPVEHPELRDNNEAT
- the LOC132789963 gene encoding actin-binding Rho-activating protein isoform X1, producing the protein MTEQTNNEDNTVLSRIMLFNEHVKQHQQWQSINPFSHCSVKDMPKRSFLKDQYGTAPPGSLSQQRALQAQMISLQEILQLCQLINEKCEARDSSDISLKFGELFELYNHISDKLLGTLLCARRHKYVDFDGETLFQGRDDAKHVRLLRPFAELSAEIADKIESLRPVEHPELRDNNEAT